In Isoptericola jiangsuensis, the following proteins share a genomic window:
- a CDS encoding response regulator encodes MSIRVVVADDQDLVRTGLAMIIEAQPDLEVVGEAADGLVALDLATRLRPDVVLVDVRMPGLDGVEVTRRLAGPEATDPLAVVVITTFDLDEYVVGALRAGARGFLLKDAGPELLVQAIHAASRGDALIAPDVTRRLLATFADQVPAVPAQPVDHLTEREEEVLALVARGRTNAEIAADLYVGLSTVKTHVASLMTKIGARNRVEIAIWAYDTRRTRGPWHG; translated from the coding sequence ATGAGCATCCGCGTGGTCGTCGCCGACGACCAGGACCTGGTCCGGACCGGGCTGGCGATGATCATCGAGGCGCAACCCGACCTCGAGGTCGTGGGAGAGGCGGCGGACGGGCTCGTCGCGCTCGACCTGGCGACCCGGCTGCGTCCCGACGTCGTCCTCGTCGACGTCCGGATGCCCGGCCTCGACGGCGTCGAGGTGACACGGCGACTGGCCGGGCCGGAGGCGACCGACCCGCTGGCGGTCGTCGTGATCACCACCTTCGACCTCGACGAGTACGTCGTCGGGGCGCTCCGCGCCGGCGCCCGCGGCTTCCTGCTCAAGGACGCCGGCCCGGAGCTCCTCGTCCAGGCGATCCACGCGGCGTCGCGCGGGGACGCGCTGATCGCGCCCGACGTCACGCGCCGGCTGCTCGCGACGTTCGCCGACCAGGTGCCGGCGGTTCCGGCCCAGCCCGTCGACCACCTCACCGAGCGCGAGGAGGAGGTGCTCGCACTGGTCGCACGAGGTCGGACCAACGCCGAGATCGCCGCCGACCTCTACGTCGGTCTGAGCACGGTCAAGACCCACGTCGCGTCCTTGATGACCAAGATCGGCGCCCGAAACCGCGTCGAGATCGCGATCTGGGCCTACGACACCCGTCGCACCCGGGGGCCGTGGCACGGCTAG
- a CDS encoding lysylphosphatidylglycerol synthase transmembrane domain-containing protein, whose translation MTADHATPGPVAAPDPVPSRPPGGAGAASYRDVVVRADVSDLRAAGAFLAVLAVGLLLATVGPETSAGVAEDARAAVTRTPWQLVVGVDVVTQAVVIVAGLVTPVVLLVRRRGRLLLAGGLAVLLALVASDLLHAAVVARFPAPDVGPAQPELAGLGPGFGLVAALVAVLAAFRPARVWARAWWSVVVLLVVLDVLLQSAGPLEAIVSIGVGGLVGLGVTAVVGRTVPVLTPHGVTVALASGGLPVTELRHADPGEAPWDLRARADDGTDVLVKVVDRASWHRERMSRAYRRARLRTGVDEEGTTSPVRAVALEAVLAQLAAAHGAHVPVVRAVVRAPEGEALLACERPAGQRLDTIEPSALTDDVLHGAWRQVERLRSARVAHRELSLDHLLLGGDGQVWVTDLGHGEPGAPDGVLTGDVAELLVATAAVVGPDRAVAAAHAVLGPDPIADAVARMVPAALTPATRALLKDGEVGLDDVVTTACRVAGVERPTFEKIERFRPRTLVAGAMLVVAVYFLAPQLADLPGLLDTVKEVDLAWILPVVLASAATYLGAALGLAGGTPGRVPVGQASAVALASSFVATFAPPGIGQVGLNIRYLQRRGFATPVAVSASAAKEAAVLTVHLTLLAAFALWAGTTDALADELAGLPSGRTLALVGLGVVLLVVVAVLVPAVRRLVRDRVVPAVRSSVTAMHDVVTSPAKMVALLGGVVLLPLGYAVCLYFSVRAFDGDAGFVAVALVSLTAGTVATAAPVPGGVGAVEAVLVASLTGLGLDGANALAAVVLYRLATFWLPIAPGAVAFRALTRREVL comes from the coding sequence ATGACGGCGGACCACGCCACGCCGGGGCCGGTCGCGGCACCCGACCCGGTGCCGTCGCGCCCGCCCGGCGGCGCCGGGGCCGCGAGCTACCGGGACGTCGTGGTGCGCGCGGACGTCTCCGACCTGCGGGCGGCCGGCGCCTTCCTCGCCGTCCTGGCCGTCGGTCTCCTGCTCGCCACCGTCGGCCCCGAGACCTCCGCCGGCGTGGCCGAGGACGCGCGCGCCGCCGTGACCCGCACCCCCTGGCAGCTCGTCGTCGGCGTCGACGTCGTGACGCAGGCCGTCGTCATCGTCGCCGGCCTCGTGACCCCCGTCGTGCTGCTCGTGCGCCGGCGCGGCCGGCTGCTCCTCGCGGGCGGCCTGGCCGTCCTCCTCGCGCTCGTCGCCTCCGACCTCCTGCACGCCGCCGTCGTGGCGCGGTTCCCGGCCCCGGACGTCGGCCCGGCACAGCCCGAGCTCGCGGGCCTCGGCCCCGGGTTCGGCCTCGTCGCCGCGCTCGTGGCGGTGCTCGCCGCGTTCCGGCCCGCCCGGGTCTGGGCGCGGGCGTGGTGGAGCGTCGTCGTGCTGCTCGTCGTCCTCGACGTCCTGCTCCAGAGCGCCGGCCCGCTGGAGGCGATCGTGTCGATCGGCGTCGGCGGGCTCGTCGGGCTCGGCGTCACGGCCGTCGTCGGCCGCACCGTCCCGGTGCTCACCCCGCACGGCGTCACCGTGGCCCTCGCCTCCGGCGGCCTGCCCGTGACGGAGCTGCGCCACGCCGACCCCGGCGAGGCGCCCTGGGACCTGCGGGCCCGCGCCGACGACGGCACCGACGTGCTGGTCAAGGTGGTCGACCGGGCGTCGTGGCACCGCGAGCGCATGAGCCGCGCCTACCGCCGGGCCAGGCTGCGCACCGGTGTCGACGAGGAGGGCACGACGTCCCCGGTGCGTGCCGTCGCCCTCGAGGCGGTGCTCGCCCAGCTCGCCGCCGCCCACGGCGCGCACGTCCCCGTGGTGCGGGCGGTCGTGCGGGCGCCCGAGGGCGAGGCGCTGCTCGCCTGCGAGCGCCCCGCGGGGCAGCGGCTGGACACGATCGAGCCGTCCGCGCTCACCGACGACGTCCTGCACGGCGCGTGGCGCCAGGTCGAGCGGCTCCGTTCCGCCCGCGTCGCGCACCGCGAGCTCTCCCTGGACCACCTGCTGCTCGGCGGCGACGGCCAGGTGTGGGTGACCGACCTCGGCCACGGGGAGCCCGGCGCGCCGGACGGGGTGCTCACCGGCGACGTGGCCGAGCTGCTCGTCGCCACCGCCGCCGTCGTCGGCCCGGACCGGGCGGTCGCCGCGGCGCACGCCGTCCTCGGGCCCGACCCGATCGCGGACGCGGTGGCCCGCATGGTGCCCGCCGCGCTCACGCCCGCCACGCGCGCGCTGCTCAAGGACGGCGAGGTCGGCCTCGACGACGTCGTCACGACCGCCTGCCGCGTGGCCGGCGTGGAGCGGCCCACGTTCGAGAAGATCGAACGGTTCCGGCCCCGCACCCTGGTGGCCGGGGCGATGCTCGTGGTCGCGGTGTACTTCCTCGCGCCCCAGCTCGCCGACCTCCCCGGCCTCCTGGACACCGTGAAGGAGGTCGACCTCGCCTGGATCCTGCCCGTCGTCCTGGCGTCGGCCGCCACCTACCTCGGGGCGGCGCTCGGCCTGGCGGGCGGCACCCCCGGCCGCGTGCCGGTCGGGCAGGCGTCCGCCGTCGCGCTCGCCTCGTCCTTCGTCGCGACGTTCGCCCCGCCCGGCATCGGCCAGGTCGGGCTGAACATCCGCTACCTGCAGCGCCGCGGGTTCGCCACCCCCGTCGCGGTGTCCGCGTCGGCCGCGAAGGAGGCCGCCGTCCTCACCGTGCATCTCACCCTGCTGGCCGCGTTCGCGCTCTGGGCGGGCACGACCGACGCGCTCGCCGACGAGCTCGCCGGCCTCCCGTCCGGCCGCACCCTCGCCCTCGTCGGGCTGGGCGTCGTCCTGCTCGTCGTCGTGGCCGTCCTGGTGCCCGCCGTCCGGCGTCTCGTGCGCGACCGGGTGGTGCCGGCCGTGCGGTCGTCCGTCACCGCGATGCACGACGTCGTCACCAGCCCCGCGAAGATGGTCGCCCTGCTCGGCGGCGTCGTCCTGCTGCCCCTCGGCTACGCCGTCTGCCTGTACTTCTCCGTGCGCGCGTTCGACGGCGACGCCGGGTTCGTGGCGGTCGCCCTGGTGTCCCTCACCGCCGGCACGGTGGCCACCGCCGCGCCCGTGCCCGGCGGTGTCGGCGCCGTCGAGGCGGTGCTCGTCGCCTCCCTCACCGGGCTCGGGCTCGACGGCGCGAACGCCCTCGCCGCCGTCGTGCTCTACCGGCTCGCGACGTTCTGGCTGCCCATCGCGCCGGGCGCGGTCGCGTTCCGCGCCCTCACCCGGCGCGAGGTCCTCTGA
- a CDS encoding sensor histidine kinase, translated as MNTVGRSLWHEPRPADVPPVGRLDWLLVGAFTAASVVEGVVRPDLAWRPLVTVLALAMIPALLWRRSHPLVAVLVGWGVAGLLSVLQLTAHVADLGLHSMMAVLILLYSVVRWGAGREIVLGAAFVTVVVGLGTFASAVGWADVFGGAALVLSLVALAAVSRHRADLWHRRQREIRNQERVALARDLHDTVAHHVSAIAVQAQAGGVVARSRPERAADVLAAIESEASRTLAEMRSMVRLLREEEAVAYAPPPGVADLPALARADATPAVEVTTDGPWAGLAGPVDSALYRLAQESLTNALRHARGATRVTIDVRQEDGVVRLRVADDGRTEPGPAPEPGFGLLGMAERARLLGGSFSAGPGPAGGWVVEAVLPVGALP; from the coding sequence GTGAACACCGTCGGGCGCTCCCTCTGGCATGAGCCGCGGCCCGCCGACGTGCCACCCGTGGGTCGCCTCGACTGGCTGCTGGTCGGTGCGTTCACCGCTGCCTCGGTGGTGGAGGGTGTCGTCCGGCCGGACCTGGCGTGGCGCCCCCTGGTGACCGTGCTGGCCCTGGCGATGATCCCTGCCCTGCTCTGGCGGCGGAGCCACCCCCTGGTCGCCGTCCTGGTCGGGTGGGGCGTCGCCGGGCTGCTCTCCGTCCTCCAGCTGACGGCGCACGTCGCGGACCTCGGCCTCCACTCCATGATGGCCGTCCTGATCCTGCTCTACTCCGTGGTGCGGTGGGGTGCAGGACGCGAGATCGTGCTGGGGGCGGCGTTCGTGACGGTCGTGGTCGGGCTGGGGACGTTCGCCTCCGCGGTGGGCTGGGCCGACGTCTTCGGCGGGGCCGCTCTCGTGCTGTCGCTCGTCGCCCTCGCCGCGGTGTCCCGCCACCGCGCAGACCTCTGGCACCGTCGACAGCGCGAGATCCGCAACCAGGAGCGGGTGGCCCTGGCGCGCGACCTGCACGACACGGTGGCGCACCACGTCTCGGCCATCGCGGTGCAGGCGCAGGCCGGTGGCGTGGTCGCCCGCAGCCGGCCGGAGCGGGCCGCCGACGTCCTGGCCGCGATCGAGTCCGAGGCGTCGCGGACCCTGGCGGAGATGAGGTCCATGGTGCGGCTGCTGCGCGAGGAGGAAGCCGTGGCCTACGCGCCGCCGCCGGGTGTCGCGGACCTGCCCGCCCTGGCCCGTGCCGACGCGACGCCCGCCGTCGAGGTCACGACGGACGGCCCGTGGGCCGGGCTGGCAGGCCCCGTCGACTCCGCGCTCTACCGGCTCGCGCAGGAGTCGCTGACCAACGCCCTGCGGCACGCCCGGGGCGCGACCCGCGTCACGATCGACGTCCGCCAGGAGGACGGCGTCGTCAGGCTCCGCGTCGCCGACGACGGACGGACCGAGCCGGGTCCCGCCCCGGAACCAGGCTTCGGCCTGCTGGGCATGGCGGAACGCGCCCGCCTCCTCGGCGGGTCGTTCTCGGCCGGTCCGGGGCCCGCGGGTGGCTGGGTCGTCGAGGCCGTGCTGCCGGTGGGGGCCCTGCCATGA
- a CDS encoding LacI family DNA-binding transcriptional regulator: MPNPPTSRDVARLAGVSQTTVSYALTGRGTISAATRAHVLEVAASVGYRPNLAARSMRTRRTGRLAVVSGPTLDHQVRVLAGAGEVAAAAGYALETRTVDGTVEERTARVRELAAAGEHEGVLTLVPVLPDVLTDPAAPTGERPERTVVVAETTFDDHMRSVGDLADAGPVAEFVETLLAAGHRRFLHVAGSDQYASARARRDAYLAAVDRAAAGPATRDVVSLGVVGGTWSPEDARRAVHDLPSDAPPLAVVAANDLLAAGVLRGAAERGWSAPGDVVVTGWDAAEMGAYLTPSLTTVDVDFTEAGRRAMQRLVAAVRGEEPPPRGAAVARIVWRESTGPLPGHRPAR, encoded by the coding sequence GTGCCGAACCCGCCCACGAGCCGCGACGTCGCCCGCCTCGCCGGCGTCTCCCAGACCACCGTGTCCTACGCGCTCACCGGGCGCGGCACCATCTCCGCCGCCACCCGGGCGCACGTCCTGGAGGTCGCCGCGTCCGTCGGCTACCGCCCCAACCTCGCCGCCCGCTCGATGCGCACCCGGCGCACCGGCCGCCTCGCCGTCGTCTCCGGCCCCACCCTCGACCACCAGGTCCGCGTCCTCGCCGGCGCGGGCGAGGTCGCGGCCGCCGCCGGGTACGCGCTGGAGACCCGCACCGTGGACGGCACCGTCGAGGAACGCACCGCCCGGGTGCGCGAGCTCGCCGCCGCGGGGGAGCACGAGGGCGTCCTGACCCTCGTGCCCGTGCTCCCCGACGTCCTCACGGACCCCGCCGCGCCCACCGGCGAACGCCCGGAGCGGACGGTCGTCGTGGCCGAGACCACGTTCGACGACCACATGCGCTCCGTGGGCGACCTCGCCGACGCCGGACCCGTGGCCGAGTTCGTCGAGACCCTGCTCGCCGCCGGTCACCGCCGGTTCCTCCACGTCGCCGGATCCGACCAGTACGCCTCCGCCCGCGCCCGCCGCGACGCCTACCTCGCCGCGGTGGACCGCGCCGCCGCCGGCCCCGCGACCCGCGACGTCGTCTCCCTCGGCGTCGTCGGCGGCACCTGGTCGCCGGAGGACGCCCGCCGCGCCGTGCACGACCTGCCGAGCGACGCCCCGCCGCTGGCCGTCGTCGCCGCCAACGACCTGCTGGCCGCGGGCGTGCTGCGCGGCGCCGCCGAACGCGGCTGGAGCGCGCCCGGCGACGTCGTCGTCACGGGCTGGGACGCCGCCGAGATGGGCGCCTACCTCACCCCGTCGCTCACCACCGTCGACGTCGACTTCACCGAGGCCGGCCGCCGTGCGATGCAGCGGCTCGTCGCGGCCGTGCGTGGCGAGGAGCCGCCCCCGCGCGGCGCCGCCGTCGCCCGGATCGTGTGGCGCGAGTCGACGGGACCGCTGCCGGGGCACCGACCGGCCCGGTGA
- a CDS encoding LysE family transporter: MDILTALGAGLLAGWGVALPLGAVAALLLQEGMTRGFAQGWTAGVAVGAVDVAYCAVAVAAGASAGAVVARYAPWPAVVGGVALVAFALVGARRSWAPPRTAPVDTEGDPGPGSRWRRFALFVGLTALNPATLVYFAALTVAVSPTSSTATAVAFVGGVGIASISWQVALVAVGATVRGRVTPRARHVTTLVGHGIVAALGVAMVVRALV, from the coding sequence GTGGACATCCTCACGGCTCTCGGGGCCGGCCTGCTCGCCGGGTGGGGCGTCGCCCTGCCGCTGGGTGCCGTCGCGGCGCTCCTCCTGCAGGAGGGCATGACGCGCGGCTTCGCCCAGGGCTGGACCGCGGGGGTCGCGGTCGGGGCGGTCGACGTCGCGTACTGCGCCGTGGCGGTGGCGGCCGGGGCGTCGGCGGGTGCCGTGGTCGCGCGGTACGCGCCGTGGCCGGCCGTGGTGGGCGGGGTGGCGCTGGTCGCCTTCGCGCTCGTGGGGGCGCGGCGGTCCTGGGCGCCACCGCGGACGGCGCCGGTCGACACCGAGGGCGACCCGGGTCCCGGGTCACGGTGGCGCCGGTTCGCGCTGTTCGTCGGCCTGACGGCGCTCAACCCGGCCACGCTCGTGTACTTCGCCGCGCTGACGGTCGCGGTGTCCCCGACCTCGTCGACGGCGACGGCCGTCGCTTTCGTGGGCGGGGTGGGGATCGCCTCGATCTCCTGGCAGGTCGCGCTCGTGGCGGTGGGCGCGACCGTCCGGGGACGCGTGACGCCTCGCGCGCGGCACGTGACCACGCTGGTGGGCCACGGCATCGTAGCCGCGCTGGGTGTCGCGATGGTGGTCCGCGCCCTGGTGTGA
- a CDS encoding Gfo/Idh/MocA family protein: MSFDDDVSPRSSMLAIGIIGTGGIARAHVDAYRRFADRCTVVALCDPVPGRAEALRAELGLDDARVYTDAAAMIAAERLDLVSVATPPSTHADLTFGALEAGVDVLVEKPMAPSLAECDAMIEAAERHGRILSVVAQNRFRDDTATLKEVLDSGLAGPVTHAQVSSSWWRGTAYYDLSWRGTWESEGGGCTLNHAIHHLDLTCWLLGAPDAVTSVLTNAAHENAEVEDLSVSVLQYDRALAEVTASVVDHGEEQAIVVHGRHARVSQPWKVVAELADPNGFPAREGDTAREAAIEAVAAAHVPLAHTGHAGQVGDVLDAVRERRSPAVTGEDGRRAVELVTAIYRAGIERRTVDLPLAPDDPYYRRGTLVERAPHFFAKSASVESLPGDITVGTRA; this comes from the coding sequence ATGTCGTTCGACGACGACGTCTCACCAAGGAGTTCCATGCTCGCCATCGGCATCATCGGCACCGGCGGGATCGCCCGTGCCCACGTCGACGCCTACCGCCGGTTCGCCGACAGGTGCACCGTCGTCGCCCTCTGCGACCCGGTGCCCGGTCGCGCCGAGGCACTGCGCGCCGAGCTCGGCCTCGACGACGCCCGCGTCTACACCGACGCCGCCGCCATGATCGCCGCCGAGCGCCTCGACCTCGTCAGCGTCGCCACTCCCCCGTCCACCCACGCCGACCTGACGTTCGGCGCGCTGGAGGCGGGCGTCGACGTGCTGGTCGAGAAGCCCATGGCACCGTCCCTGGCGGAGTGCGACGCCATGATCGAGGCGGCCGAGCGCCACGGCCGCATCCTGTCCGTCGTCGCGCAGAACCGGTTCCGTGACGACACCGCCACCCTCAAGGAGGTCCTCGACTCGGGCCTGGCCGGGCCGGTGACGCACGCGCAGGTGAGCTCGTCGTGGTGGCGCGGCACCGCCTACTACGACCTGTCCTGGCGCGGCACCTGGGAGTCCGAGGGCGGGGGCTGCACCCTCAACCACGCGATCCACCACCTGGACCTCACCTGCTGGCTGCTGGGCGCCCCGGACGCCGTGACGTCGGTGCTGACCAACGCGGCGCACGAGAACGCCGAGGTCGAGGACCTGTCGGTGTCCGTCCTGCAGTACGACCGCGCGCTGGCCGAGGTCACGGCGTCGGTGGTGGACCACGGCGAGGAGCAGGCGATCGTCGTGCACGGGCGTCACGCCCGCGTGTCGCAGCCGTGGAAGGTCGTCGCGGAGCTCGCGGACCCGAACGGGTTCCCCGCCCGCGAGGGCGACACCGCGCGGGAGGCCGCGATCGAGGCGGTCGCCGCCGCGCACGTGCCGCTGGCGCACACCGGTCACGCCGGGCAGGTCGGCGACGTGCTCGACGCCGTCCGCGAGCGCCGTTCCCCCGCGGTGACGGGCGAGGACGGCCGCCGTGCGGTGGAGCTGGTGACGGCGATCTACCGGGCGGGGATCGAGCGGCGCACGGTGGACCTGCCGTTGGCGCCGGACGACCCGTACTACCGCCGGGGCACGCTGGTGGAGCGGGCGCCGCACTTCTTCGCGAAGTCGGCGTCGGTGGAGTCGCTGCCCGGCGACATCACGGTCGGGACGCGGGCATGA
- a CDS encoding alpha/beta fold hydrolase: protein MGTDATTRLVLLPGWCETGGVFERVVPLLPAAVTPLVVELAASDVADWSVRGLAARVAAALDARPGGRTVVLGTSSGAYVAQQLAVDRPDLVDGLVLVGAPVALRARPPFADEVDGLTDPISPARARASFEWFATRSPIPAAFLDARAAEAASLGARVWRDSLHGLVDAAPPLSTGTITAPTLVLSGADDTVVGASHTHLLAAIPGSRGVVYDDTGHLVLWERPERVAADVTRCVGQLAADA, encoded by the coding sequence ATGGGCACCGATGCGACGACGAGGCTCGTGCTGCTGCCCGGCTGGTGCGAGACCGGCGGGGTGTTCGAGCGGGTGGTGCCGCTGCTGCCCGCTGCCGTCACGCCGCTGGTCGTGGAGCTCGCAGCGTCGGACGTCGCGGACTGGTCCGTACGCGGCCTCGCGGCGCGGGTCGCCGCGGCGCTCGACGCGCGGCCCGGCGGGCGCACCGTCGTCCTGGGCACGTCGAGCGGCGCCTACGTGGCCCAGCAGCTCGCGGTGGACCGCCCCGACCTGGTCGACGGTCTGGTCCTGGTGGGCGCGCCGGTCGCCCTGCGTGCCCGCCCGCCGTTCGCCGACGAGGTCGACGGGCTCACCGACCCGATCTCCCCCGCCCGGGCGCGGGCGTCGTTCGAGTGGTTCGCCACGCGGTCGCCGATCCCCGCAGCGTTCCTCGACGCCCGCGCGGCCGAGGCGGCATCGCTGGGCGCGCGCGTCTGGCGAGACTCGCTGCACGGGCTCGTGGACGCCGCGCCGCCGCTGTCGACGGGCACGATCACCGCGCCGACGCTCGTGCTCAGCGGTGCGGACGACACCGTCGTCGGCGCGAGCCACACGCACCTGCTCGCCGCGATCCCCGGGTCGCGCGGGGTCGTCTACGACGACACGGGGCACCTGGTGCTGTGGGAGCGGCCCGAACGGGTCGCCGCGGACGTCACGCGGTGCGTCGGGCAGCTCGCGGCGGACGCGTAG
- a CDS encoding 3'-5' exonuclease — protein sequence MRSTSIPGLSFTAIDVETANAQRASVCAVGVTKVRDGVVVDGLDTLVQPPPGHDEFHWRNVEVHGITAADVVGAPTWDVVLPKLTEFTGGDVLVAHNAAFDRSVVTRASEAYGIPTGRTRWLCTRDTAKAHLRLDSYRLPVVSAALGVPAHAHHDAGADARQCALVLVELCRRLGPDGPALTGQHVREW from the coding sequence ATGCGCTCCACGTCGATCCCCGGCCTGTCGTTCACCGCGATCGACGTCGAGACCGCCAACGCCCAGCGTGCCTCCGTCTGCGCCGTCGGCGTCACCAAGGTCCGGGACGGCGTCGTCGTGGACGGCCTCGACACCCTCGTGCAGCCGCCGCCGGGCCACGACGAGTTCCACTGGCGCAACGTCGAGGTCCACGGCATCACCGCGGCCGACGTCGTCGGCGCACCCACCTGGGACGTGGTGCTGCCCAAGCTCACCGAGTTCACCGGCGGCGACGTCCTCGTCGCGCACAACGCCGCCTTCGACCGCTCCGTGGTCACCCGTGCGAGCGAGGCCTACGGCATCCCCACCGGCCGCACCCGCTGGCTGTGCACCCGCGACACCGCCAAGGCGCACCTGAGGCTCGACTCCTACCGGCTGCCCGTCGTGTCCGCCGCCCTCGGCGTCCCCGCGCACGCCCACCACGACGCCGGCGCCGACGCCCGCCAGTGCGCGCTCGTCCTCGTCGAGCTGTGCCGCCGCCTCGGACCCGACGGTCCCGCGCTCACGGGCCAGCACGTCCGGGAGTGGTGA
- a CDS encoding Gfo/Idh/MocA family protein, whose translation MSGASGALYAPDPVPAPVVGPGEFVFAATNLDHGHVYGMCEGLAGAGGTLRWVHDPDPAKVEQMRARFPDVRVARSEAEILDDPEVRLVAAAAVTSQRCALGLRVMEAGKDYFTDKAPLTSLDQLAAAREAVARTGRKYAVYYSERIHVEAAVLAEQLLERGAIGRVLQVMGLGPHRLGTGRPDWFFDKDRYGGILCDIGSHNFDQMLHFAGARDAQVSHSAIGNYHHPSHPGLDDFGEAGIVMDNGSTGYCRVDWFTPDGLSTWGDGRTIILGTDGYVELRKYVDVGTGDGGGHVFLVDGEGEHHLRADGQVGFPYFGRLILDCLERTETAMTQEHAFKAAELSVVAQARARELTPGPSRPGRG comes from the coding sequence ATGAGCGGCGCGAGCGGGGCGCTGTACGCGCCGGACCCGGTGCCGGCGCCGGTGGTGGGGCCGGGCGAGTTCGTGTTCGCGGCGACGAACCTGGACCACGGGCACGTGTACGGCATGTGCGAGGGCCTGGCGGGCGCGGGCGGCACCCTGAGGTGGGTGCACGACCCGGACCCGGCCAAGGTCGAGCAGATGCGGGCCCGGTTCCCGGACGTGCGGGTGGCGCGCAGCGAGGCGGAGATCCTGGACGACCCGGAGGTGCGGCTGGTCGCGGCGGCGGCGGTGACGTCGCAGCGGTGCGCGCTGGGGCTGCGGGTGATGGAGGCGGGCAAGGACTACTTCACGGACAAGGCGCCGCTGACGTCCCTGGACCAGCTCGCCGCCGCCCGGGAGGCGGTGGCCCGCACGGGCCGCAAGTACGCCGTCTACTACTCGGAGCGCATCCACGTGGAGGCGGCGGTCCTGGCCGAGCAGCTGCTGGAGCGCGGTGCGATCGGGCGGGTGCTGCAGGTGATGGGCCTGGGCCCGCACCGGCTGGGCACGGGGCGTCCGGACTGGTTCTTCGACAAGGACCGGTACGGCGGGATCCTGTGCGACATCGGCAGCCACAACTTCGACCAGATGCTGCACTTCGCCGGGGCGCGGGACGCGCAGGTCAGCCACTCCGCGATCGGGAACTACCATCACCCGAGCCACCCGGGGCTGGACGACTTCGGCGAGGCGGGGATCGTCATGGACAACGGGTCCACCGGCTACTGCCGGGTGGACTGGTTCACGCCGGACGGCCTGAGCACGTGGGGTGACGGCCGCACGATCATCCTCGGCACCGACGGATACGTGGAGCTGCGCAAGTACGTGGACGTCGGCACGGGCGACGGCGGTGGGCACGTGTTCCTCGTGGACGGCGAGGGCGAGCACCACCTGCGCGCGGACGGTCAGGTCGGGTTCCCGTACTTCGGACGCCTGATCCTCGACTGCCTGGAGCGCACGGAGACCGCGATGACGCAGGAGCACGCGTTCAAGGCGGCGGAGCTGAGCGTGGTCGCGCAGGCCCGGGCGCGCGAGCTGACGCCGGGGCCGTCGCGTCCGGGCCGGGGGTGA
- a CDS encoding DUF6326 family protein has protein sequence MRTRRPTRWEDQPVPVRVRLAATWTSLVLLYAYVDILNFFTPGVVEEILDGRVFEFALSETFSTGALALMSVPILMVVLSASLPAPVNRVVNLVVALLYVPVTVFNVVGESWLYFYGLGVAVELVLLALVVRWAWTWPRSVPTAAVPDRAAVRTPQQA, from the coding sequence ATGAGAACACGTCGACCCACCAGGTGGGAAGATCAGCCGGTCCCGGTCAGGGTCCGCCTCGCCGCCACGTGGACGAGCCTGGTGCTGCTGTACGCCTACGTGGACATCCTCAACTTCTTCACGCCCGGCGTCGTCGAGGAGATCCTCGACGGCAGGGTGTTCGAGTTCGCCCTCTCCGAGACCTTCTCGACGGGTGCGCTGGCCCTGATGTCCGTCCCGATCCTCATGGTCGTGCTGTCGGCGAGCCTGCCCGCACCGGTGAACCGCGTCGTGAACCTCGTCGTCGCCCTGCTCTACGTCCCCGTCACCGTGTTCAACGTGGTGGGGGAGTCCTGGCTGTACTTCTACGGCCTCGGCGTCGCGGTGGAGCTGGTCCTGCTCGCCCTCGTCGTGCGGTGGGCCTGGACGTGGCCGCGCTCCGTACCGACGGCGGCCGTCCCGGACCGTGCGGCCGTCCGCACCCCGCAGCAGGCGTGA